The Apium graveolens cultivar Ventura chromosome 3, ASM990537v1, whole genome shotgun sequence sequence ACCTGTAAACCTACAATTTCAACACCTGTAGCCTGGCTGCAAACTGAGATTTCTTTTCGTCGTAGCTTGACTACTTCTGAAGATACGTTTAGTACTTTAGTTAAACCTCTAATACATTGGCCAGCTGACTTATATGCGAGCATATAGCCAAAAGAAAACAAGTTCTTTAGGATGCTTCCGATACATTGGCCAGCTGACTTACGTAGGATGGTCGAAAGTGACGATTACTAGCAAAACGATTAACAGTCATAAGTTTATATAAGTACATTTTATACCTCGAAGATTTACTCTTAAGAAGAAACTAAATCTGTCTTAATGCTAATAAAACAGTATTATGGTATATTCCACTCCTTTACAAAATGTTTAGTTATTAATTTCACTACTTCGTATTTAATGGCAAAAAAACGTAAATGTCACTTGATCTGATACAGTAATACTAGACTAGTGCAGGTTACCTGAAGGCCAGCATTGATTTATTTTTGTTGTATACTCGCATGCTTCATCGATGAAAGTTTCCATCACCAGTGATTTTGAAGCAGGAAGCTTCTAGGTCCAGTCAATGATTTACCATAAGGTCTTCcctgaagaaaagaagaagaatgTTGGTGCAACATAATAAGTATCTTCTTAAGTCCTAACCTGAACAAGCTTATGTGCATATATGTGATGGCCTGATGGAACAATTTCTTCAAGATCATCTTTTTATTGGACTAGAAGATGAATGAAATATATGAAAAAACAGAGAGTTGAATATGTGACAGAGAGAGTAGCAAATGGTTAATGACTGCTTGGTAATAAAACACATTTTGAAACTATCAAACAAACTGTAACTTTTTTACCATGAATACTTAAGGCAGCTGGTTCATGGCTGCGCAGGACTGAGAAATCACTGATTCGGAGTTTAGTTCTGTTCTCAAAATTCACAGGCCTATGCCAAGCGATACATGTATTAACAGACTTGAAGACTTGCCTGTTAAGTAACCAGTCGCactaaaaccttaaggtggtagaggaaggcccaaacatgatcttatactctttaacattGCCAACCTAACTTTTAAGCTTTAATATCTTAGTATTAAAAATTTTTAATTCCAGAACTTTAGAGATTTTCATCAGACATCAGGTTATTAACCAAAATAAAATCTTGTAAACTTGTAGGAGGGATGATACAAAATCAGTTGTGCTTCTGCAGATGATTACACAAACATCGCTCACGACTCAAATCCATAAAAATTAAAACTCTGATATTAAGAAATAAAGTAGTTACTAATATTAAGAAAAAAGTACTCGAATACTAATCAAGTCGGACGAGGTCTTAAGAAATAAAATTGTTGTCAAATATATACAAAATAGGACTGTCATTAAACAGGAATTGCTACCATACAGACAAAATGCTTGTCCAACAAAAAGTTGCTGAAGATAGCAAGAAATTGCTATCATAAGTCATAACTATACAGACAAAATGGCTGTCCAATTAAATTAATTCAATTGCTATTGTAATACAGTTATTATGAAGTCAAGATCACAGTTTTTAGTAATACATTAAATTGGTGTTCAACAGCCATGCAATACATCCAATTTACAAGTTCTCACTCTCAGTCTCCAACTATTGATAGCTGTAGATTACCAATCATTGTCAACTTTCaagtatatttattttttatatttgaGAAAGCTTAGGCTGGTCAGCTTATAAATTACTCCATTAGAGAACAATTCCTAATAGAACACTCTCTGTATATCTGCATTCTACACATAGTAATATACTGAGGGGTTGGCTTATAAATTACAGCAGACAACAATGTCTGCACCTGCACTATAAAAAAGGACCTGATCGTAGAAACTTATACGACAACTTTTTCACTACCAAGTAGGAGTACTAGCTCTATCAGAAGGCTCAAGAAAACTATAAACTTGCTGCGCACAACACACACACTGCATTTCTCTTTGCGGCTTGCAATGGCAGAAGGGGAGTTGGACGATAGGTCACTGCAAGAAATACCGACATGGGCTGTTGCCCTCGTATGTGCAGTTTTTGTTGTCATATCTATTTCCATTGAACATGGAATTCTTTCTCTTGGAAAGGTATATTAATGTTGATATTCATTTATTGAGCTTCTATTTAGAAATTTATAGATTTAACTTAATGACTGTGTTTTACTACTTTTTTCGGGTTATGACAGTTATTTCATAAGCGACAAAAGAAGGCCATGACAGAAGCCTTGGAAAAAATAAAAGCAGGTTAGAAAAAATACAAGTAATTACTATTACTCAGCTGTTTGTTTGAAGTGAACCTGAAGTAGAGAATTGATGTATGGGTTGATTGCTGTTGATTTGCAGAATTGATGATACTAGGATTCATATCTTTGTTACTAAGTGTGAGTACGACTTATGTTGTCAAAATATGCATCCCTATCAAACTTGGAAAGACATTGCTTCCGTGCCAGCACTACAATGAGAAGGGAGGCCTCTATGAGAGTAAGGGAGAAAATGAAGGTGGTGACAGGAGAAAACTGCTTTCATACGCAGAGACGATGATATGGCATCGAAGTTTGGCTGCTAGGGATGAACACGAGGACTATTGTTCTGCCAAGGTAGGCATAATACTATCGTGCTTCCAATAGACATGCACTCATATGTAACCTTGCAGTACATAAGAATATACCATGAAACTGGCTTAACAGTCTCTTTTTTTCGGGGCAGGGACGAATTTCATTAATTTCATTCAAAGGGGTACACCAGTTGCACATGTTTATATTTGTCCTTGTAGTCTTTCATGTTTTGTACAGTGTAATCCTCATGGCTCTCGGACAAGCCAAGGTAAGCTTTTCTTGGCTTTTCAAAAGCTGTTAAGTGCTGTTCTTCCTTGAACAATTTTCTAAAATAACTTTTCTGGAATAAAATAGATGATGAAGTGGAAGGCCTGGGAATCAGAGACTTCATCTTTGGAGTATCAAGTCACCATTGGTAATTACTTTGCCTTATGTTTCATTATAGTTTTATTGTACTAAAATTCATCTTGATCCTTCTTACATATCTGCTAATGAAAGACATGATGCATGGGTTATAATTCAATAAGTACTATTGCAGATCCAAGAAGATTGAGGCTTACTCACCAAACTACTTTTGTGAAACGTCACGTTGGTTTCTCCAGAAAACCTTTGATTAGATGGATTGTAAGATATTAGACTATCCTTCTCTGCTCTGATAACTCAGGAAGACAGGAGGGTGGTTTATTTTCTGTAACAATTTGCAGGTGGCATTTTTCAGGCAATTTTTAGGTTCCATATCGAAGGCTGATTATATGGCCATTCGCAGTGGATTTATCAATGTAAGAGCCATCTGTtgcattttatattttaatttgataCTGCAACGCGCTATAATTATTAGAAGCTTTGTTTTTGCAGGCACATTTTGCACCTAATAGCAAGTTTAATTTTCATAAATACATTAGAAGATCTATGGAAGATGACTACAAGAAAGTTTTGGGAATAAGGTGTCTCTCTTTCTCCAATCAGTACCAAATTTTAACGATTAACAACTCCTAGTAGAGTATTTTGAACACATTGCTTCATGTTTCCTATGCAGTATTCCCTTATGGATTTCTGCTCTCATCTTCTTGATTCTAAACGTCTACGGTTAGTAATCGACTCTCAGCACTTAATTACTGTGATTTTATTGTTGCTTATGTTAATGAACTCAATAATTAAATGAAACAAATTTCATGACTGAATAAGTTGTTAACAATTGGGTGTCGTATCTTTGGCAATGATCCAGAATGGCACACATTGACCTGGCTTTCGATAGTGCCACTTCTGGTAAGAATATATCATGACTGGTGAAGTCATTAGCAATGATTTGAAAACTTGTACCCTTGTTAAACTGTAAAGTTTGATTGCTTTGTTGTAGATACTTGTGATGGTGGGTACAAAACTGGAGCTTGTGATTATGGATATGGCTCAGCAAATTCATGACCAGGCAATCATTGTAAGAGGATCCCCAATGGTGCAACCAAGTGATGATTTCTTCTGGTTTCATCGACCCCAATGGATTCTTTTCTTGATTCATCTCACTTTGTTCCAGAATGCATTTCAAATGGCATTTTTTCTGTTTACACTGGTGAGTAACTTACTAAATGTTAAGATTACTTTCTTGGAAGACTAATTTTCTACACCTAATGACCTCGATAATTACAAATAATGCAGTTTGAATTTCGTCACAAGCCATGTTTTCACGAGAAACTGGTATCAGTTCTGCTAAGAGTGATGCTTGGAGTAGCATTGCATGTCCTATGCAGCTACATAACTTTTCCTCTTTATGCATTAGTTACACAAGTATGTAATTATGCATATTTATTTCGAGATCAATTGATGCTGGTATTACTGAGTACTAACACAAAGTTTTGTGCTTGGCAGATGGGCTCACACATGAAACAATCAATATTTCAAGAACAAACAGCAAAGGCCTTAAGGAACTGGCATAAATCTGCAAAGGCAAATCAAAAGAAACTCCGTAAAACCGCAGTTACCCCTGCATTTGTAGCACCAACAGTCTGTGATGAAAGTACACCAAATGAAAGCATCCCACAGACTCCAGTGTCATCTTGTCAATCTGAACATAGTGATGATCAGCACTGGGATCTTGAGGCATCTAATCCTATTTCACAACAACCAGAAACAACAGAAGAATCTCATGATATTGGTTTTACTCAAGATATGATAGTGATTGATCACCATTCAGCATTTACTTGATTTAGTTTGGCAGGTTCTGCAACAACAAGATTAGTTGCCACTGATAAGAAAATAAAAGAAAGGTCCATGCTTTCTTCATTAAAATTGTGTAAAGGTAAAATAAAATTTCGTGGAATAACATGGACAAGCACTATGCATTGGTAAACTACCATGTTTTAATTTAAGTCTGTATATTtaaatcatgttcaacaaatatgcATGGAATCATTTTAGATTAGACCTGTTGCGGTAAAAGCATCTACAATGGAGTTAACTATTATAGTCGGCTAAATTGGACCCgtaaaataatgtaaaatttgATGAACCTGTAAGAGTATCTCCAATGgtaaaaattgaaaaaattagCTATAATGATTGGCTatcattatttttt is a genomic window containing:
- the LOC141715109 gene encoding MLO protein homolog 1-like translates to MAEGELDDRSLQEIPTWAVALVCAVFVVISISIEHGILSLGKLFHKRQKKAMTEALEKIKAELMILGFISLLLSVSTTYVVKICIPIKLGKTLLPCQHYNEKGGLYESKGENEGGDRRKLLSYAETMIWHRSLAARDEHEDYCSAKGRISLISFKGVHQLHMFIFVLVVFHVLYSVILMALGQAKMMKWKAWESETSSLEYQVTIDPRRLRLTHQTTFVKRHVGFSRKPLIRWIVAFFRQFLGSISKADYMAIRSGFINAHFAPNSKFNFHKYIRRSMEDDYKKVLGISIPLWISALIFLILNVYEWHTLTWLSIVPLLILVMVGTKLELVIMDMAQQIHDQAIIVRGSPMVQPSDDFFWFHRPQWILFLIHLTLFQNAFQMAFFLFTLFEFRHKPCFHEKLVSVLLRVMLGVALHVLCSYITFPLYALVTQMGSHMKQSIFQEQTAKALRNWHKSAKANQKKLRKTAVTPAFVAPTVCDESTPNESIPQTPVSSCQSEHSDDQHWDLEASNPISQQPETTEESHDIGFTQDMIVIDHHSAFT